The Blastopirellula marina genomic sequence TGGCGGGTGCGCTGGTCGCTACGGACTTCGATCGCCGTGATCACGTTGGTCTGTATCGCGTCCGCCTGGTCGACGTATCGCTTTCGCATTGGGCAAACGCACGACGACGTGGGGCGTCAGTTGGCGACCATCGGGGAGTACGCGGCATGGAGACCAGGCGTCAATGTGCAGTGGCAGTACGAGCAATCCGTACGAACGAAGATTCCTGTGGTCTTTAAGGGAGGCGTCGCCACGATCAGCGGCGCGACCGAAATAACCCGGCAAGTGAAGCAGACACCTACCTGGATGGAACAGTTGGGCATGAACCTGATGTTCCAACGCATCAAAAGCGTACGAGTGAACGCCCTATTACCGCCGGACAAGTTTGACGAGCTCGTCGATCAGATCTGCCGATTGGATCGCGTCGAGTCGTTGTACTTCGGTTCCGCGAACACGACACAGCAACTCAGTCATCGCGATTTGGAGAGGATCCTTTCCCACACGCAAGTCGACGAGCTATATGCGATGCACTGTCCCTTGGACGTCGGGTCGATTCCGGCGCTTCGCCAGTCGCAACTTAAAATCCTGCAACTTTCCCATACCTGGTTCGACGATGCGGCCGTACGCGATTTGCCCAACACGCTAACCTCGTTGTCTTTGGAACGAACGCACGTGACCGACGCAGGCTTGCCGGAATTCGAGCGTCTTCACCGGCTAGAGTATTTAAACCTCAAACGAACGCCGACCAGTGAGGAAGCCATCGAGAACTTGCGCGGAGCGATGCCGTGGTGCGAGGTCGTCTGGGAACCGCTGAAACAACCATGAGCTCTCCTGAACCAACGACCGAAGCCCAAACGAACGAGAAGCCTCACCGGCGCTGGTTGCCGGTGCGGTGGTCGATGCGTGTCATGATTGGTTTCGTCACGCTTCTATGCGGTGTGCTCGCCTGGCTGGGGCACATTTGGCATCTGGGGCAAGTGCACGACGAAGTGGGCACGGCGATTGAAATGACGTACGCCGAAAAGATACGAAACATTGGTTCCACGGGCGTCCAGTGGAAGCTTTCCGAAAAGCTGAAGTTAAGCTTCGGTACGCCTGGTTCGATCATGACGATGCAAACCACGGTCAGGCATGTCCCTCCATGGATGCGTGTCACCAGCTTCGATTACTTCTGGCAGCGTATCGACACCATTCATCTGCATACGGACATGCAGCCCAAACAAATGGAGGTCGCCGTCGCGCAGATCCCCCGGCTCGATCATCTCTGCACGCTTAATATTGGCGGCCAAGATTTTCCCGAAGAGAAGTTAGCCGCCATGGTTGGTTCGATCCGCCTCGATCAACTCATTGCTACGCATGCATCCCTCGGCACCGGCCCCATGCCGTGGCTGCGGCACACGCGGCTGAAAGAGTTGAACCTTTCGTACACGCAGTTCTCGGACGCCGCGGTGGATGACTTGCCGATGACGCTCGAAAGGTTGGAACTGGAAGAGACCCAGATCACCGACGACGGTGTGGCCAAGCTGACGAAGCTGAAACGCCTGAAGGTGTTGATCCTTCGCGACACACATGTCAGTAAAGAGGCCTACCTGAAGCTGAAGGAAGAACTGCCCGACTGCTGGATTGACTGGGACCCTTTCGAGACGCCTGAGCAAATACAGCAGCGGCGCGAGAACCAGCGCCGCGAACGTCGCCTGGAATATGAGCGGCAGCAACGTATCTCGGTGAAGCAGAATTGAAAATGAACCAGTCCAGCGAACCTTTGCCATCCGATACCCACACGCAAAAGAAGCCGAAAGCGGGTCGCCGTTGGTTGCGGTGGTCGATGCGTACGTTCTTTGTTGCGGTGACGCTTGTCTGCATTGGCTTCGGCCTGATTGGGCGACAGTTATACATTGGCATGGTGCATGCCGATGTGGGGAGGCAGTTGACGCTGCCGCCGGTTGATTCGTCGATTCCCTACGGTTTGCCTTCAGAAGAGAGTGTCTTTATCGGCTGGACGATTCCTCAGGAACCGGTCGGACGCATTGACTTAGCTCAAACTAATACGCTCCCCACCTGGATGAAACAAACCAACAGCGACGTCTTCTTCCGACGGCTCGACCGTGTTCATATCACCGCCGACATTTCGGACCACGAATTGGAATTCGCCTTCGAGCAGATTCATCGCCTGGGTGAACTTCGTGAACTGGTGATCGGTCGGCAACTTCCGAGCTCGGAGTTGGATCGCCTGTTGTCACCGTTAAGGATTCAAAAGCTCGTCCTTCAATCTGATCCAGATTTAGAAGACCCTTATCCGTTCTTAGAAGAAATCGGCGTCGAGGAGTTGGTCATCCAATGGGCTCCGTTAGTCGCTACCTATAATCTTCCCCACTCTCTCAAGCGACTCGACGTCACAGGTTGCGAAATCGACGACGAGTCCCTCAGTAGGTTTGTTTGGCTAGAAAACCTGGAAGAGCTTGATCTGAGTTATACCCAGGTAACGCAGGAAGGTGTCGAAGAGCTACAGCAGCAGATGCCTGAGTGCAAGATAATCTGGAAACCACTGATCGATTACAGTGGGCGAGGACGACGAGTGCCAAGTAACCGCCGGTCACGATCCTCTTTTTAAGGATCGAGAGGAATCGAATTCGGTTCGAGACTGTCTTTAACAGCTAAACCGTTTCGACGCAGCCTTCGGCCAGGCGGACGATCGAGTCGGCTTCGTCCGCGATACTTTGATCGTGGGTGACCATTACGATGGTCAGGCCTTGCTCTTCGTTCAGCTTTCGCAGGATGGCCAGCACTTCCTGACCGGTTTGGCGGTCGAGGTTGCCGGTGGGTTCGTCGGCCAGCAGGACCTTCGGGTCGGAGACCAGGGCCCGGGCAATCGCCGTGCGCTGCATCTCGCCGCCGGAAAGTTCGCGCGGCTTATGATTCAAACGATGTCCGAGGCCGACCATTTCGAGCAAGTGCCTGGCTCGTTCTTTGAGCTGCTTCCGCACGCTCCAGTACTTGAAGAAGCCATGCGAGATCATCGCCGGCGTCAGTACGTTTTCCAGCGTCGTCAGTTCCGGCAGCAGGTGATAGAACTGGAAGATCAGCCCGAACTGCCCGTTACGCAGGCGATCGCGTTGGCGGATTGGCAGGTTATCGGTGCGTTGATCTTCGAAGTAGATTTCGCCCTGATCCGGCACGTCGAGCGTGCCCATCAGGTGCAGCAGGGTGCTTTTACCGGAACCGCTTTGACCGATGATCGACGTGATGCGTCCTTCGTTGGCCACGAAGTCGACACCGCGGAGCACCGGAATGATGTGCTGTCCTTTGCGGTAGCTCTTGTGCAGGCCGAGCGTGCGAAGAATCGGCTTGTCGACTTCGATGGGTGTATCGAAGCGATCGGTGTGGACGTGCGGGCCTGGCTTCTTGGACGCAGGGGTGACGGCCGGGGCGGTCGCGGTGGACGTGTAGCTATCGCTCATCGTGTTACTCATAACGGAGGGCCTCGACCGGGTGAAGTCGTGCGGCGCGAATCGCAGGCAGCACACTCGCCAGCACGGCAATCAACATCGCCCCAAACACGACCATGGCGATCGCGGAAGGCTCGACGATGGTGGGGATTTCCTGAAAGTAATAGATCGTCGGATCAAACACTTCCTGCCCGGTGATCATCTCGATCAGCTTGGCGACGTGGTTGATGTTCCAAACGAATAGCAATCCGAGAATACAGCCGACGCCGGAACCCACGATGCCCAGCGAGAGCCCGTAGCCGACGAAGATGCTCATGATCCCGCTACCGCTGGCACCCAGCGATTTGAGGATGCCGATGTCTTTGGTCTTCTCGACCACGATCATGTAGAACGTCGCCAGAATTCCGAAGCCAGCCACACCGATGATCAAAAACAGCAGGATGTTGAGGATCGTCTTTTCCATTTGCACGGCGGCCAACAGCGGCCCCTGCATGTCTTTCCAGCTTTGAATGCGGAAAGGATGCGTTTCGGCTGGGAAGGCAGCCCGCAGGTTGTTGGTGAACTTGTTCAGATCGACGCCTGGCTTCAAGCGAATTTGAATTGTGGAGACGGCGGTGCCCAGTTCCGGGTGCGTCATGTAACGCAGCGACTGAAGCTTGCTCAGCGGAACGAACGCGAAGCCGGCATCGTATTCGTTCATCTTGCTTTCGTAGAAGTCGACGACGGTGAAGGTCGCGCTGACGGCTTTGGGTGGGCTCTCGGCCGAGGGGAACGTCACGCGAACGTCGTCGCCGGGAACGGCCAGGAAGTAATCTTTCACTTCCCCTTCGGCGTCACGCTGACGAATACTGGCGACAGCCATCCCCAGAATGATGCCGGGGGCCTGATGCTTCATCGGATCGAAGGTCTGGCTCTTGGGTTGATCGTGCCGCTGGGCGAAGGGGTCGCCACCCTTGTTGGGATCGACCTGCTTGCTCCCCTGCATGGCGATGCGCGCGGCCAGGTCGGCTGGCGGTGCCCCAGGCAGTGGTGGTGCGTCCGGGTCGTCGGCGAACTTGGGAGTTACCAGCGGAGCCGGCTCGTCGGTGTTCTCTTCGAGCGGGCTATCGATCGCAGCGAGTTCGTTGGGGTTGGTGCGTCGCGGCATGTGGCCGGTTTGATGCATCGTTTCGAAACGTCGCATCTCGGCTTCCAGCTCTTGCTGGTAGGCGATCTTCTGGCGGCGATACTCCCAGCCTGAATCGACCAGGGGAGAGTTCTCGGGGCCTTCGTATCCCATTTCTTTCAGGTTGAAGTCGACCTGCTGGCGGTTGGCCGGGTGCTTCAAGTACTTCGAGAAGTCGCTGACGTTATTGTATGTTTCGTCATCGATACCGATAAGGGTGACCTGCCGCGGAAGCCATTGATCGCGAACGCGAATGCTCATCATCGACGGCACATGCACGGTACACGTCATGTTCTCGATGTCGTCACCGGCCACTTCGCGGACGGCGGCCATGTGCTTTTCCCACTGGTAGAAACCATCCAGACTGTGGCTTTCCATGACGACGTCGGAAAGGATGCCGTGCAGGCGAACGTGCATCTCGTGCGAGAAGCCTGACATGACGGCGTTGACCACGACCATGGTGGCCACGCCCAGCGTCACGCTAATGATCGACGCCAGGGCAATCCAACGCGTCTTCAGGTAACGCAGACAGAGCATCAACTTGTACATTGCCAATCCTTCGGCAAACGCGGCACTCTAATCGGGTTACCTCTCCCGTGTGCCACTGGCCTCTGGCCAGTGCGATGGGGGAAGAAAACGTCAACCTAGGGAGCACTGGCCAGAGGCCAATGGCACCCCGATTGAACCTTCAACGGGCATGCAATTAGGTCGCTTCGTGCCGCAACAGCGGGAACAAAATGATTTCGCGAATCGTCGCGCTGTTAGTTAGTAACATGACAAGGCGGTCGATGCCAATACCAAGTCCGCCGGCTGGCGGCATTCCGTTGCGAAGAGCGCGGACAAAATCGGTGTCCATGCGGGCCATCGAGTCCTCTTCGTCCATCCCTTCCAGCTGCGTGCGGAACAGCTTTTCCTGCAGGTCGGGGTCGTTCAGCTCGGTGTAGGCGTTGGCCAGTTCCATGCCCTGGATAAAGAGCTCGAAACGCTCGGCAACCGCGGGATTATCTGCTTTTCGCTTGGTCAGCGGGCAGATGCTAGCAGGGTAGTCGATCACGAAGACCGGGCCGATCAGCTTGTCTTCGACGGTCTCTTCGAAGATCTCATTTCGCAGCACATCGGGGTGCTTGCCGTCGGTTTCCAGGTGCAGCTTTTTGGCACAAGCGATCACTTCGCCTTCGCTTTCCGGATCGATGCCAGCGTGCTCTGCTAGCAGGTCGCTGTAGCACTTCCGAGCAAACGGTGGCGTGAAGTCGATTTCCTTGTCGCCGAAGGGAACCTTGTACGACGAGCCAATCGCGTCGAGGGCATTCTTGATGATGTTCTCGGTCAGTTCCATCATCGTTTCGTAGTTGCCGAACGCCTGGTAGACCTCGAGCATGGTGAACTCGGGGTTGTGACGCGGGCTGATCCCTTCGTTGCGGTACACGCGTCCCAGTTCGAAAACCCGTTCCATACCGCCCACCAATAGCCGCTTCAGATGCAGCTCGAGCGCGATTCGCATCACCAGCGGCATGCCCAGCGCGTTGTGGAAGGTTTCAAACGGACGCGCGGCGGCACCACCGGCAATGGTGTGCAGCGTGGGGCCTTCGATTTCGTAGTACCCTTCACCCACCAGCGTATCACGGATCGAACGCACGATCTGGGTTCGCTGCACAAACCGATCGAGCACGCCGTCGCCGTAGGCCAGGTCGAGGTACCGCATCCGCTGACGCAGTTCAGGGTCGGTCAGACCTTTGTGCTTTTCCGGTGGAGCTTCGAGGGTTTTGGTCAGGAAGTGGAGCTCTTCGACAAAGACGGTCAGCTCGCCGGTCTTGGTCTTCTTCAACTCGCCGTCGACGCCGATGATGTCCCCGAGATCGAGGCACTGGGCGATGTCCCAGTTGC encodes the following:
- a CDS encoding ABC transporter ATP-binding protein, coding for MSDSYTSTATAPAVTPASKKPGPHVHTDRFDTPIEVDKPILRTLGLHKSYRKGQHIIPVLRGVDFVANEGRITSIIGQSGSGKSTLLHLMGTLDVPDQGEIYFEDQRTDNLPIRQRDRLRNGQFGLIFQFYHLLPELTTLENVLTPAMISHGFFKYWSVRKQLKERARHLLEMVGLGHRLNHKPRELSGGEMQRTAIARALVSDPKVLLADEPTGNLDRQTGQEVLAILRKLNEEQGLTIVMVTHDQSIADEADSIVRLAEGCVETV
- the lysS gene encoding lysine--tRNA ligase, encoding MEDQNAAVHAIEAARRQKMDKLVSLGIDPWGQRFDNKQAISEVRALESQITEEKTTSEGGREQVLYNGPKVRVAGRIVLMRPTGKLIFINLVDRTGTIQLFLGQAQVGERNWDIAQCLDLGDIIGVDGELKKTKTGELTVFVEELHFLTKTLEAPPEKHKGLTDPELRQRMRYLDLAYGDGVLDRFVQRTQIVRSIRDTLVGEGYYEIEGPTLHTIAGGAAARPFETFHNALGMPLVMRIALELHLKRLLVGGMERVFELGRVYRNEGISPRHNPEFTMLEVYQAFGNYETMMELTENIIKNALDAIGSSYKVPFGDKEIDFTPPFARKCYSDLLAEHAGIDPESEGEVIACAKKLHLETDGKHPDVLRNEIFEETVEDKLIGPVFVIDYPASICPLTKRKADNPAVAERFELFIQGMELANAYTELNDPDLQEKLFRTQLEGMDEEDSMARMDTDFVRALRNGMPPAGGLGIGIDRLVMLLTNSATIREIILFPLLRHEAT
- a CDS encoding ABC transporter permease, encoding MYKLMLCLRYLKTRWIALASIISVTLGVATMVVVNAVMSGFSHEMHVRLHGILSDVVMESHSLDGFYQWEKHMAAVREVAGDDIENMTCTVHVPSMMSIRVRDQWLPRQVTLIGIDDETYNNVSDFSKYLKHPANRQQVDFNLKEMGYEGPENSPLVDSGWEYRRQKIAYQQELEAEMRRFETMHQTGHMPRRTNPNELAAIDSPLEENTDEPAPLVTPKFADDPDAPPLPGAPPADLAARIAMQGSKQVDPNKGGDPFAQRHDQPKSQTFDPMKHQAPGIILGMAVASIRQRDAEGEVKDYFLAVPGDDVRVTFPSAESPPKAVSATFTVVDFYESKMNEYDAGFAFVPLSKLQSLRYMTHPELGTAVSTIQIRLKPGVDLNKFTNNLRAAFPAETHPFRIQSWKDMQGPLLAAVQMEKTILNILLFLIIGVAGFGILATFYMIVVEKTKDIGILKSLGASGSGIMSIFVGYGLSLGIVGSGVGCILGLLFVWNINHVAKLIEMITGQEVFDPTIYYFQEIPTIVEPSAIAMVVFGAMLIAVLASVLPAIRAARLHPVEALRYE